A window of Gambusia affinis linkage group LG03, SWU_Gaff_1.0, whole genome shotgun sequence contains these coding sequences:
- the LOC122827824 gene encoding rapamycin-insensitive companion of mTOR-like isoform X3 produces the protein MAASFRGRPIRSLRMRGRNDSGEENVPLDLSREPSENFREILQNVAKSHGVSNMRKLGHLNNFIKLLCNIGHREESFGFTYEEIIVCLRLALLNEAKEVRAAGLRALRYLIRDTNVLQKVLRLQVDYLISRCIDIQQSNEGERTQALRLVRKIITVNAMLFPTSVANSLIAIGTDGLQERDRMVRAAVAIICELALKNPEVVAKRGGLSTILKSVIDCQLSRINEALITTVLHLLNHPCTRQYVRVDVELEQILAPFTDFHYRHNADTAEGQLKEDRESRFLSSRMAIVAAFRSWSGIINLCKAGNSGIQSLIGLLCIPNMEVRKGLLEVLYEIFRLPVPIVTEDFTEAFQSVDPARFQDTWRLSDGFVAAEAKVILPHRARSRADLMDNYLAFVLSAFITSGLLEGLVEVVTSSDDQLAIRATILLGELLHMANTILPHSHSHHLHCLPTLINMAASFDIPQEKRLRASAAVNNLKRFHEKKKKGLKPYSLYLDHIIRKSVSSHSRRDSHSRVQRDIYVIKDTEETLLMNLRDSHILNHKQNLEWNWLLIATILKWPNVNLRNNKDEQMHRFVRRLLYFYKPTSKLYAGLALDHVKARQLTVVGCQFVEFLMDSDEDGQGYLEDLVRDMVSWLCSCSGLKPERSLQSNGLLTTLSQHYFLFLGTLSAHPQGVKMLEKCGLFQCLLNLCSVKNQDAVLKLAVTTLDYSRDGLARVILSKVLTASTDICRLYATKHLRVLLRAGVEFFSSWGMELLVTQLHDHNKVVSMEALDILDEACEDKANLHALIQLKPAVSHLGDKGLLLLLRFLSIPKGFSYLNERGYVSKQLDKWQKEYNLKYVDLIEEQLNEALTTYRKPVDGDNYVRRSNQRLQRPNVYLPVHLYGQLVHDKTGCHLLEAQNVVPDLSYTVRSPMLDTWEGVKQLKAALWALGNIGSSNWGLNLLQEENVIPDILALAQHCEVLSVRGTCVYVLGVISKTKQGCEVLKQYGWDAVRHSRRTPWPVTPDDVDTQLTSELSSVPSTLSLNSESTSSRHNSESESQPNMYILDDDKCDGLDSSDDPPFYPHSKAVKDRSPFTILGSTRFVRPRFLNSLSLPSKKPRSTSDPKSSSGSRTLSDLKAESPRRNRTVTEPSVFGTNQGDVFTSVFNSRGMPKSPTVSLETSFVGTRGGSEEQLVDGRLVRGGGSGLGLSGLAGHGVAEHHREQSSRERLAGDGGSSGGGNVGGGGGGTQFKSRSQSFNTDTTTSGISSMSSSPSRETVGNPEHPEVEPDSSDCVSLNTVVSAKTVKTLSSLSPQPQTNHMSASKSSNVSLVPLGSSHTLPRRAQSLKSPSVTTIKSLADCSFIYTSPRDALGYATLKRLQQQRIHPSLSHSEALASPAKDVLFTDTITMKTGSLDSRLTPRRFLKALSFASLDKEELLSPINQSTLHRCSSVRSMVSSATFGCNDDYIGLALPMNINDMFHIRDSTYFQQRISPPSEERKRFLFGDGDGDRPTLPLLKQQFSISELIALRGETQNHLVDSEDTGLQDHSEENCLYCVGASVLGYPAQPQINSTHSRTDYVDFPSWSGPGGHRLEVMPQSKFSGVSGCSDAAVSQGSISSTPTPGDIVIGLNKCTSSAGGKAISDDGPASRVLLRKEILRLIINLSSSVGTKGHETGLLTIKEKFPYAFDDICLYSEVSHLLSHCMFRLTSRRFIQELFQDVQFMPMYEEAEAILTKLPKPVEEDVNPPAES, from the exons ATGGCGGCCAGCTTCCGCGGCCGTCCTATCCGGAGTCTTCGGATGCGGG gtCGGAATGACAGCGGGGAGGAGAACGTCCCGCTGGATCTGAGCAGAG AACCATCTGAAAACTTCCGTGAAATCCTCCAAAATGTGGCCAAATCGCATGGAGTCAGTAACATGCGAAAGCTTGGCCACCTGAACAACTTCATTAAG CTGCTTTGCAACATTGGACATCGGGAGGAGAGCTTCGGGTTTACATATGAGGAAATCATCGTTTG tCTGCGACTAGCTCTTCTAAATGAGGCCAAGGAAGTGCGTGCAGCAGGTTTGCGGGCACTCCGCTATCTTATCAGAGACACCAACGTGCTGCAGAAGGTCCTCAGACTGCAGGTGGATTATTTGATTTCCAG ATGCATTGACATCCAGCAAAGCAATGAGGGGGAGAGGACTCAGGCGTTACGGCTTGTCCGAAAG ATAATCACAGTCAACGCGATGCTGTTCCCCACCTCTGTCGCAAATTCTCTAATTGCTATCGGTACAGACGGACTGCAGGAGAGGGATCGCATGGTTCGCGCTGCCGTTGCCATCATATGTGAGCTAG CCCTGAAGAACCCAGAGGTGGTGGCCAAACGCGGAGGTCTAAGCACAATCCTCAAGAGCGTCATCGACTGTCAGCTCAGTCGGATCAACGAAGCCCTGATCACCACGGTCCTCCACTTGCTCAACCACCCGTGCACCCGCCAGTATGTGCGTGTTGACGTGGAGCTCGAG CAAATCCTCGCACCTTTCACTGATTTCCACTATCGACACAATGCTGACACAGCTGAAGGACAGCTCAA GGAAGACAGAGAATCCAGGTTCCTGTCGAGCAGGATGGCGATAGTCGCTGCATTTCGTTCTTGGTCTG gaaTTATCAACTTGTGCAAGGCTGGAAATTCTGGAATCCAGTCTTTAATTGGCTTACTTTGCATACCAAATATGGAGGTCAGG AAAGGCTTGTTGGAGGTGCTGTATGAGATATTCAGGCTTCCTGTGCCCATTGTTACTGAAGACTTCACGGAGGCTTTCCAGAGCGTTG ATCCTGCCAGGTTCCAGGACACTTGGAGACTCTCTGATGGGTTTGTGGCTGCAGAGGCTAAAGTTATCTTACCCCATCGGGCCCGCTCCAG GGCTGACCTGATGGACAACTACCTGGCATTTGTCCTTTCTGCCTTCATAACAAGTGGACTGTTAGAG GGCCTCGTGGAAGTTGTCACCAGCAGTGATGACCAGCTTGCTATCAGAGCTACCATACTCCTGGGAGAACTTTTACACATG GCAAACACGATTCTTCCTCATTCCCACAGCCACCACCTGCACTGCCTTCCTACCCTCATCAACATGGCCGCCTCGTTTGACATCCCACAAGAGAAACGGCT CCGTGCGAGTGCAGCCGTGAACAATCTGAAGCGTTTtcatgagaagaagaagaaaggtttGAAGCCCTACAGTCTTTACCTGGACCACATAATTCGCAAGTCTGTGTCTTCCCACAGCCGCAGAGATTCCCACTCACGTGTCCAAAGGGACATCTACGTCATAAAG GACACTGAAGAAACACTGCTGATGAACCTGAGAGACAGCCACATCCTTAACCACAAGCAGAACTTGGAGTGGAACTGGTTGCTCATCGCCACCATCCTGAAG TGGCCAAATGTGAACCTCCGGAACAACAAAGATGAACAGATGCACAG GTTTGTTCGGAGGCTGCTGTACTTTTATAAACCCACTAGTAAATTATACGCCGGACTGGCTTTGGATCACGTTAAGGCCAGGCAACTCACTGTGGTTGGGTGTCAGTTTGTTGAGTTCCTCATGGACTCAGATGag GACGGTCAGGGGTATCTGGAGGACCTAGTGAGGGACATGGTCTCATGGCTCTGCTCATGTTCAGGACTGAAGCCGGAGCGCAGTCTGCAGAGCAATGGCCTCCTCACCACACTCAGTCAGCACTACTTCCTCTTCCTGGGGACACTTTCTGCACACCCACAGGGAGTCAAAATGTTAGAGAAATGTGGCCTGTTCCAGTG CCTGCTGAATTTGTGCTCCGTAAAGAACCAAGATGCTGTGCTGAAGCTTGCCGTGACAACTCTGGATTACAGCAGGGACGGCCTGGCCAGGGTCATCCTCTCCAAGGTCCTCACCGCCTCCACTGAT ATATGCAGGTTGTACGCTACCAAACACCTGCGCGTTCTGCTGCGCGCCGGTGTGGAGTTTTTCAGCAGCTGGGGCATGGAGCTTCTGGTCACCCAGCTTCATGACCACAACAAGGTTGTTTCCATGGAAGCACTGGACATCCTGGATGAGGCCTGTGAGGACAAG gcCAACCTTCATGCTCTGATCCAGCTGAAACCAGCTGTGTCCCATCTGGGAGACAAAGGCCTCCTACTGCTCCTCAG gtTCCTGTCAATTCCTAAAGGTTTTTCCTACCTTAATGAGAGAGGTTATGTCAGCAAACAGCTGGATAAATGGCAGAAG GAGTACAACCTTAAATATGTGGATCTGATAGAGGAGCAGCTGAACGAAGCACTAACAACTTACCGCAAACCCGTGGATGGAGATAACTACGTCAGACGCAGCAACCAAAG GTTACAAAGACCAAATGTGTATCTCCCTGTGCACTTGTATGGTCAGCTGGTACATGATAAGACCGGCTGTCATCTACTGGAAGCTCAG AATGTCGTTCCAGACCTCAGCTACACGGTGCGCTCCCCGATGCTGGACACCTGGGAGGGCGTCAAACAGCTGAAGGCTGCGCTCTGGGCTCTG GGCAACATCGGCTCTTCAAACTGGGGTCTGAATCTCCTGCAGGAGGAGAACGTCATTCCTGACATCCTGGCGTTGGCTCAGCACTGTGAGGTGCTGTCAGTGCGCGG CACCTGCGTTTATGTGCTGGGCGTCATTTCCAAGACCAAGCAGGGATGCGAGGTTCTCAAGCAGTACGGTTGGGACGCGGTCAGGCATAGTCGCCGGACACCGTGGCCTGTCACTCCCGACGATGTGGACACCCAGCTCACGTCGGAGCTCTCCTCCGTACCGAGCACGCTCAGTCTGAACTCGGAGTCCACCAGCTCCCGCCACAACAGCGAGAGCGAGTCTCAACCAA ACATGTACATCCTGGACGATGACAAATGTGACGGTTTGGACTCGTCCGACGACCCCCCTTTCTACCCGCACTCCAAAGCTGTCAAAGATCGCAGCCCGTTCACCATCCTTGGTTCCACGCGCTTCGTTCGTCCGCGCTTCCTCAATTCCCTGTCTCTCCCCAGCAAGAAGCCCCGCTCCACTAGTGATCCAAAGAGCTCCTCCGGCTCTCGCACCCTGTCTGATCTCAAGGCGGAAAGCCCGCGGCGGAACAGGACGGTGACGGAGCCTTCGGTCTTTGGCACCAACCAGGGAGACGTCTTCACCTCAGTATTCAACAGCAGGGGAATGCCAAAGAGTCCAacggtcagcctggagacctcCTTCGTCGGGACAAGGGGCGGGTCTGAGGAGCAGCTGGTGGACGGCAGGCTGGTGCGGGGCGGGGGCTCGGGTCTCGGGCTCAGCGGACTGGCTGGACACGGGGTGGCAGAGCACCACCGGGAGCAGAGCAGCCGCGAGCGTCTGGCGGGAGACGGCGGCTCCTCCGGCGGAGGCAACGTGGGCGGAGGAGGCGGGGGTACTCAGTTTAAAAGCCGCAGCCAGAGCTTTAACACGGATACAACAACCAGCGGCATCAGCTCCATGAGCTCCAGCCCCTCCCGCGAGACCGTCGGAAACCCCGAGCACCCCGAGGTAGAGCCGGACTCCTCCGACTGCGTGAGCCTCAACACCGTCGTGTCGGCCAAGACTGTGAAAACGCTCTCCTCCCTCAGCCCCCAGCCGCAGACCAACCACATGTCCGCCTCCAAATCCTCCAACGTCTCACTGGTACCCCTGGGCTCCTCGCACACGCTCCCCCGCCGAGCCCAGTCCCTCAAGTCCCCCTCCGTCACCACCATCAAGAGCCTGGCCGACTGCAGCTTCATCTACACCAGCCCCAGGGACGCGCTGGGCTACGCCACGCTGaagcggctgcagcagcagaggataCACCCATCGCTGTCGCACAGCGAAGCCCTGGCTTCACCCGCCAAAGACGTGCTGTTCACCGACACCATCACCATGAAGACCGGCAGCCTGGACTCCAGGCTGACTCCTCGCAG GTTCCTGAAGGCTCTGAGCTTCGCCTCGCTGGACAAAGAGGAGCTGCTCAGCCCCATCAACCAAAGCACCCTGCACCGCTGCTCCTCGGTGCGCTCCATGGTCTCCAGCGCCACCTTCGGCTGCAACGACGACTACATCGGCCTGGCGCTGCCCATGAACATCAACGACATGTTCCACATCAGAGACTCCACCTACTTCCAGCAGAGGATCAGCCCGCCCTCGGAGGAACGGAAACGCTTCCTGTTCGGCGACGGAGACG GGGACCGGCCCACTCTGCCGTTGCTGAAGCAGCAGTTCAGCATCTCGGAGCTGATCGCGTTGCGAGGCGAGACTCAGAACCACCTGGTGGATTCGGAGGACACGGGTCTGCAGGATCACTCTGAGGAGAACTGTCTGTACTGCGTGGGGGCCAGCGTCCTCGGTTACCCCGCCCAGCCGCAGATCAACAGCACTCACTCTCGGACAG ATTACGTCGACTTCCCCTCCTGGAGCGGTCCGGGGGGCCATCGTCTGGAGGTGATGCCTCAGTCGAAGTTCTCTGGTGTGTCGGGTTGCAGCGATGCTGCTGTGTCACAGGGGTCCATCTCTAGCACGCCCACACCTGGGGACATCGTTATCG GGCTTAACAAGTGCACGTCCTCTGCAGGCGGGAAGGCGATATCCGACGACGGCCCCGCCTCTCGAGTCCTTCTGAGGAAGGAGATTCTCCGCCTCATCATCAACCTCAGCTCCTCCGTCGGAACCAAAGGCCACGAAACGGGACTGTTGAC GATAAAGGAGAAGTTCCCTTATGCGTTCGATGACATTTGCCTGTACTCCGAGGTTTCCCACCTCTTATCCCACTGTATGTTTCGCCTGACTTCGAGGCGCTTCATACAGGAACTCTTCCAGGACGTGCAATTTATGCCA ATGTACGAGGAAGCTGAAGCAATCCTGACAAAACTACCAAAACCCGTGGAAGAGGACGTTAACCCGCCCGCGGAGTCCTGA
- the LOC122827824 gene encoding rapamycin-insensitive companion of mTOR-like isoform X2, with translation MAASFRGRPIRSLRMRGRNDSGEENVPLDLSREPSENFREILQNVAKSHGVSNMRKLGHLNNFIKLLCNIGHREESFGFTYEEIIVCLRLALLNEAKEVRAAGLRALRYLIRDTNVLQKVLRLQVDYLISRCIDIQQSNEGERTQALRLVRKIITVNAMLFPTSVANSLIAIGTDGLQERDRMVRAAVAIICELALKNPEVVAKRGGLSTILKSVIDCQLSRINEALITTVLHLLNHPCTRQYVRVDVELEQILAPFTDFHYRHNADTAEGQLKEDRESRFLSSRMAIVAAFRSWSGIINLCKAGNSGIQSLIGLLCIPNMEVRKGLLEVLYEIFRLPVPIVTEDFTEAFQSVDPARFQDTWRLSDGFVAAEAKVILPHRARSRADLMDNYLAFVLSAFITSGLLEGLVEVVTSSDDQLAIRATILLGELLHMANTILPHSHSHHLHCLPTLINMAASFDIPQEKRLRASAAVNNLKRFHEKKKKGLKPYSLYLDHIIRKSVSSHSRRDSHSRVQRDIYVIKDTEETLLMNLRDSHILNHKQNLEWNWLLIATILKWPNVNLRNNKDEQMHRFVRRLLYFYKPTSKLYAGLALDHVKARQLTVVGCQFVEFLMDSDEDGQGYLEDLVRDMVSWLCSCSGLKPERSLQSNGLLTTLSQHYFLFLGTLSAHPQGVKMLEKCGLFQCLLNLCSVKNQDAVLKLAVTTLDYSRDGLARVILSKVLTASTDICRLYATKHLRVLLRAGVEFFSSWGMELLVTQLHDHNKVVSMEALDILDEACEDKANLHALIQLKPAVSHLGDKGLLLLLRFLSIPKGFSYLNERGYVSKQLDKWQKEYNLKYVDLIEEQLNEALTTYRKPVDGDNYVRRSNQRLQRPNVYLPVHLYGQLVHDKTGCHLLEAQNVVPDLSYTVRSPMLDTWEGVKQLKAALWALGNIGSSNWGLNLLQEENVIPDILALAQHCEVLSVRGTCVYVLGVISKTKQGCEVLKQYGWDAVRHSRRTPWPVTPDDVDTQLTSELSSVPSTLSLNSESTSSRHNSESESQPNMYILDDDKCDGLDSSDDPPFYPHSKAVKDRSPFTILGSTRFVRPRFLNSLSLPSKKPRSTSDPKSSSGSRTLSDLKAESPRRNRTVTEPSVFGTNQGDVFTSVFNSRGMPKSPTVSLETSFVGTRGGSEEQLVDGRLVRGGGSGLGLSGLAGHGVAEHHREQSSRERLAGDGGSSGGGNVGGGGGGTQFKSRSQSFNTDTTTSGISSMSSSPSRETVGNPEHPEVEPDSSDCVSLNTVVSAKTVKTLSSLSPQPQTNHMSASKSSNVSLVPLGSSHTLPRRAQSLKSPSVTTIKSLADCSFIYTSPRDALGYATLKRLQQQRIHPSLSHSEALASPAKDVLFTDTITMKTGSLDSRLTPRSLSPRILSRSSPLALPRFLKALSFASLDKEELLSPINQSTLHRCSSVRSMVSSATFGCNDDYIGLALPMNINDMFHIRDSTYFQQRISPPSEERKRFLFGDGDGDRPTLPLLKQQFSISELIALRGETQNHLVDSEDTGLQDHSEENCLYCVGASVLGYPAQPQINSTHSRTDYVDFPSWSGPGGHRLEVMPQSKFSGVSGCSDAAVSQGSISSTPTPGDIVIGGKAISDDGPASRVLLRKEILRLIINLSSSVGTKGHETGLLTIKEKFPYAFDDICLYSEVSHLLSHCMFRLTSRRFIQELFQDVQFMPMYEEAEAILTKLPKPVEEDVNPPAES, from the exons ATGGCGGCCAGCTTCCGCGGCCGTCCTATCCGGAGTCTTCGGATGCGGG gtCGGAATGACAGCGGGGAGGAGAACGTCCCGCTGGATCTGAGCAGAG AACCATCTGAAAACTTCCGTGAAATCCTCCAAAATGTGGCCAAATCGCATGGAGTCAGTAACATGCGAAAGCTTGGCCACCTGAACAACTTCATTAAG CTGCTTTGCAACATTGGACATCGGGAGGAGAGCTTCGGGTTTACATATGAGGAAATCATCGTTTG tCTGCGACTAGCTCTTCTAAATGAGGCCAAGGAAGTGCGTGCAGCAGGTTTGCGGGCACTCCGCTATCTTATCAGAGACACCAACGTGCTGCAGAAGGTCCTCAGACTGCAGGTGGATTATTTGATTTCCAG ATGCATTGACATCCAGCAAAGCAATGAGGGGGAGAGGACTCAGGCGTTACGGCTTGTCCGAAAG ATAATCACAGTCAACGCGATGCTGTTCCCCACCTCTGTCGCAAATTCTCTAATTGCTATCGGTACAGACGGACTGCAGGAGAGGGATCGCATGGTTCGCGCTGCCGTTGCCATCATATGTGAGCTAG CCCTGAAGAACCCAGAGGTGGTGGCCAAACGCGGAGGTCTAAGCACAATCCTCAAGAGCGTCATCGACTGTCAGCTCAGTCGGATCAACGAAGCCCTGATCACCACGGTCCTCCACTTGCTCAACCACCCGTGCACCCGCCAGTATGTGCGTGTTGACGTGGAGCTCGAG CAAATCCTCGCACCTTTCACTGATTTCCACTATCGACACAATGCTGACACAGCTGAAGGACAGCTCAA GGAAGACAGAGAATCCAGGTTCCTGTCGAGCAGGATGGCGATAGTCGCTGCATTTCGTTCTTGGTCTG gaaTTATCAACTTGTGCAAGGCTGGAAATTCTGGAATCCAGTCTTTAATTGGCTTACTTTGCATACCAAATATGGAGGTCAGG AAAGGCTTGTTGGAGGTGCTGTATGAGATATTCAGGCTTCCTGTGCCCATTGTTACTGAAGACTTCACGGAGGCTTTCCAGAGCGTTG ATCCTGCCAGGTTCCAGGACACTTGGAGACTCTCTGATGGGTTTGTGGCTGCAGAGGCTAAAGTTATCTTACCCCATCGGGCCCGCTCCAG GGCTGACCTGATGGACAACTACCTGGCATTTGTCCTTTCTGCCTTCATAACAAGTGGACTGTTAGAG GGCCTCGTGGAAGTTGTCACCAGCAGTGATGACCAGCTTGCTATCAGAGCTACCATACTCCTGGGAGAACTTTTACACATG GCAAACACGATTCTTCCTCATTCCCACAGCCACCACCTGCACTGCCTTCCTACCCTCATCAACATGGCCGCCTCGTTTGACATCCCACAAGAGAAACGGCT CCGTGCGAGTGCAGCCGTGAACAATCTGAAGCGTTTtcatgagaagaagaagaaaggtttGAAGCCCTACAGTCTTTACCTGGACCACATAATTCGCAAGTCTGTGTCTTCCCACAGCCGCAGAGATTCCCACTCACGTGTCCAAAGGGACATCTACGTCATAAAG GACACTGAAGAAACACTGCTGATGAACCTGAGAGACAGCCACATCCTTAACCACAAGCAGAACTTGGAGTGGAACTGGTTGCTCATCGCCACCATCCTGAAG TGGCCAAATGTGAACCTCCGGAACAACAAAGATGAACAGATGCACAG GTTTGTTCGGAGGCTGCTGTACTTTTATAAACCCACTAGTAAATTATACGCCGGACTGGCTTTGGATCACGTTAAGGCCAGGCAACTCACTGTGGTTGGGTGTCAGTTTGTTGAGTTCCTCATGGACTCAGATGag GACGGTCAGGGGTATCTGGAGGACCTAGTGAGGGACATGGTCTCATGGCTCTGCTCATGTTCAGGACTGAAGCCGGAGCGCAGTCTGCAGAGCAATGGCCTCCTCACCACACTCAGTCAGCACTACTTCCTCTTCCTGGGGACACTTTCTGCACACCCACAGGGAGTCAAAATGTTAGAGAAATGTGGCCTGTTCCAGTG CCTGCTGAATTTGTGCTCCGTAAAGAACCAAGATGCTGTGCTGAAGCTTGCCGTGACAACTCTGGATTACAGCAGGGACGGCCTGGCCAGGGTCATCCTCTCCAAGGTCCTCACCGCCTCCACTGAT ATATGCAGGTTGTACGCTACCAAACACCTGCGCGTTCTGCTGCGCGCCGGTGTGGAGTTTTTCAGCAGCTGGGGCATGGAGCTTCTGGTCACCCAGCTTCATGACCACAACAAGGTTGTTTCCATGGAAGCACTGGACATCCTGGATGAGGCCTGTGAGGACAAG gcCAACCTTCATGCTCTGATCCAGCTGAAACCAGCTGTGTCCCATCTGGGAGACAAAGGCCTCCTACTGCTCCTCAG gtTCCTGTCAATTCCTAAAGGTTTTTCCTACCTTAATGAGAGAGGTTATGTCAGCAAACAGCTGGATAAATGGCAGAAG GAGTACAACCTTAAATATGTGGATCTGATAGAGGAGCAGCTGAACGAAGCACTAACAACTTACCGCAAACCCGTGGATGGAGATAACTACGTCAGACGCAGCAACCAAAG GTTACAAAGACCAAATGTGTATCTCCCTGTGCACTTGTATGGTCAGCTGGTACATGATAAGACCGGCTGTCATCTACTGGAAGCTCAG AATGTCGTTCCAGACCTCAGCTACACGGTGCGCTCCCCGATGCTGGACACCTGGGAGGGCGTCAAACAGCTGAAGGCTGCGCTCTGGGCTCTG GGCAACATCGGCTCTTCAAACTGGGGTCTGAATCTCCTGCAGGAGGAGAACGTCATTCCTGACATCCTGGCGTTGGCTCAGCACTGTGAGGTGCTGTCAGTGCGCGG CACCTGCGTTTATGTGCTGGGCGTCATTTCCAAGACCAAGCAGGGATGCGAGGTTCTCAAGCAGTACGGTTGGGACGCGGTCAGGCATAGTCGCCGGACACCGTGGCCTGTCACTCCCGACGATGTGGACACCCAGCTCACGTCGGAGCTCTCCTCCGTACCGAGCACGCTCAGTCTGAACTCGGAGTCCACCAGCTCCCGCCACAACAGCGAGAGCGAGTCTCAACCAA ACATGTACATCCTGGACGATGACAAATGTGACGGTTTGGACTCGTCCGACGACCCCCCTTTCTACCCGCACTCCAAAGCTGTCAAAGATCGCAGCCCGTTCACCATCCTTGGTTCCACGCGCTTCGTTCGTCCGCGCTTCCTCAATTCCCTGTCTCTCCCCAGCAAGAAGCCCCGCTCCACTAGTGATCCAAAGAGCTCCTCCGGCTCTCGCACCCTGTCTGATCTCAAGGCGGAAAGCCCGCGGCGGAACAGGACGGTGACGGAGCCTTCGGTCTTTGGCACCAACCAGGGAGACGTCTTCACCTCAGTATTCAACAGCAGGGGAATGCCAAAGAGTCCAacggtcagcctggagacctcCTTCGTCGGGACAAGGGGCGGGTCTGAGGAGCAGCTGGTGGACGGCAGGCTGGTGCGGGGCGGGGGCTCGGGTCTCGGGCTCAGCGGACTGGCTGGACACGGGGTGGCAGAGCACCACCGGGAGCAGAGCAGCCGCGAGCGTCTGGCGGGAGACGGCGGCTCCTCCGGCGGAGGCAACGTGGGCGGAGGAGGCGGGGGTACTCAGTTTAAAAGCCGCAGCCAGAGCTTTAACACGGATACAACAACCAGCGGCATCAGCTCCATGAGCTCCAGCCCCTCCCGCGAGACCGTCGGAAACCCCGAGCACCCCGAGGTAGAGCCGGACTCCTCCGACTGCGTGAGCCTCAACACCGTCGTGTCGGCCAAGACTGTGAAAACGCTCTCCTCCCTCAGCCCCCAGCCGCAGACCAACCACATGTCCGCCTCCAAATCCTCCAACGTCTCACTGGTACCCCTGGGCTCCTCGCACACGCTCCCCCGCCGAGCCCAGTCCCTCAAGTCCCCCTCCGTCACCACCATCAAGAGCCTGGCCGACTGCAGCTTCATCTACACCAGCCCCAGGGACGCGCTGGGCTACGCCACGCTGaagcggctgcagcagcagaggataCACCCATCGCTGTCGCACAGCGAAGCCCTGGCTTCACCCGCCAAAGACGTGCTGTTCACCGACACCATCACCATGAAGACCGGCAGCCTGGACTCCAGGCTGACTCCTCGCAG CCTCTCCCCCCGGATCCTCTCACGCTCCTCTCCTCTTGCCCTCCCTAGGTTCCTGAAGGCTCTGAGCTTCGCCTCGCTGGACAAAGAGGAGCTGCTCAGCCCCATCAACCAAAGCACCCTGCACCGCTGCTCCTCGGTGCGCTCCATGGTCTCCAGCGCCACCTTCGGCTGCAACGACGACTACATCGGCCTGGCGCTGCCCATGAACATCAACGACATGTTCCACATCAGAGACTCCACCTACTTCCAGCAGAGGATCAGCCCGCCCTCGGAGGAACGGAAACGCTTCCTGTTCGGCGACGGAGACG GGGACCGGCCCACTCTGCCGTTGCTGAAGCAGCAGTTCAGCATCTCGGAGCTGATCGCGTTGCGAGGCGAGACTCAGAACCACCTGGTGGATTCGGAGGACACGGGTCTGCAGGATCACTCTGAGGAGAACTGTCTGTACTGCGTGGGGGCCAGCGTCCTCGGTTACCCCGCCCAGCCGCAGATCAACAGCACTCACTCTCGGACAG ATTACGTCGACTTCCCCTCCTGGAGCGGTCCGGGGGGCCATCGTCTGGAGGTGATGCCTCAGTCGAAGTTCTCTGGTGTGTCGGGTTGCAGCGATGCTGCTGTGTCACAGGGGTCCATCTCTAGCACGCCCACACCTGGGGACATCGTTATCG GCGGGAAGGCGATATCCGACGACGGCCCCGCCTCTCGAGTCCTTCTGAGGAAGGAGATTCTCCGCCTCATCATCAACCTCAGCTCCTCCGTCGGAACCAAAGGCCACGAAACGGGACTGTTGAC GATAAAGGAGAAGTTCCCTTATGCGTTCGATGACATTTGCCTGTACTCCGAGGTTTCCCACCTCTTATCCCACTGTATGTTTCGCCTGACTTCGAGGCGCTTCATACAGGAACTCTTCCAGGACGTGCAATTTATGCCA ATGTACGAGGAAGCTGAAGCAATCCTGACAAAACTACCAAAACCCGTGGAAGAGGACGTTAACCCGCCCGCGGAGTCCTGA